In Deltaproteobacteria bacterium, a single window of DNA contains:
- a CDS encoding magnesium transporter, protein MALSVIIGLAIGAFLDKRLKTGPWLTLLFLVLGFAAGLRSLIRAALKSQKEMNNEEESDGKP, encoded by the coding sequence ATGGCCCTGTCGGTGATCATCGGGCTCGCAATCGGCGCTTTTCTGGATAAGAGGTTGAAGACAGGTCCGTGGCTGACCCTGCTCTTTCTTGTCCTGGGCTTCGCGGCTGGCCTGCGCAGCCTCATCCGGGCGGCGCTCAAGTCGCAGAAGGAGATGAACAACGAGGAAGAATCGGACGGGAAGCCTTGA
- the atpB gene encoding F0F1 ATP synthase subunit A, translated as MKVKRSVPLVLGMLALPGVAHAAGEHGFSWFNLLKIPGVPPYILAAACVAIFILLLSFLAVGSKKPEDLLIPDAKFNLRNLLELIVMFVYSIGKDIIGEEMKNYMPLIATVFIYILFMNLLGLVPGFLPPTDKMTVTVGCALVIFFATHYYGVKANGMKYFKHFIGPVWPLAPLMIPIEIISHLARPMSLSLRLFGNITGDHLVVGIFLGLVPILVPSIFYGLGAFVSFMQAFIFTVLSMIYIAGAIEHGEDH; from the coding sequence ATGAAGGTGAAAAGATCGGTGCCACTCGTTCTGGGTATGCTGGCTTTGCCGGGCGTGGCGCATGCCGCCGGAGAGCATGGATTTTCCTGGTTCAACCTCCTGAAGATACCGGGGGTCCCCCCGTACATCCTTGCTGCTGCGTGCGTCGCGATTTTCATCCTCCTCCTCTCCTTTCTCGCCGTGGGGTCGAAAAAGCCCGAGGACCTGCTGATTCCCGATGCAAAGTTCAACCTCAGGAACCTGCTCGAGCTCATCGTCATGTTCGTCTACAGCATCGGCAAGGACATCATCGGGGAGGAGATGAAAAATTACATGCCCCTCATTGCGACGGTGTTCATCTATATTCTGTTCATGAACCTGCTCGGGCTCGTCCCCGGCTTTTTGCCGCCCACGGACAAGATGACCGTGACCGTGGGGTGTGCCCTCGTCATATTTTTTGCCACCCACTATTACGGGGTGAAAGCAAACGGGATGAAATATTTCAAGCACTTTATCGGTCCCGTGTGGCCGCTGGCCCCCCTGATGATCCCCATTGAGATCATCAGCCATCTCGCGCGGCCCATGTCTCTCTCCCTCCGGCTTTTCGGCAACATAACGGGTGACCACCTCGTGGTTGGCATATTTCTCGGCCTCGTGCCGATTCTTGTGCCGTCGATCTTTTACGGCCTGGGGGCGTTCGTATCTTTCATGCAGGCGTTCATCTTCACCGTGCTCTCCATGATTTACATCGCCGGCGCCATCGAACACGGGGAAGACCATTGA
- a CDS encoding ATP synthase F0 subunit C — MSRKVSLTTLLALLIVAVASIAFGAEEAAAGAGSGVKAFIAIAAGFGIAIASFGGALGQSKAIASGLEGIARNPSAQNKIFIPMIVGLALIESLVIYALVISFILVGKL, encoded by the coding sequence ATGTCCAGAAAAGTTTCACTCACAACACTCCTCGCACTGCTGATCGTGGCAGTTGCATCGATTGCGTTTGGTGCGGAAGAGGCTGCAGCCGGAGCGGGGTCGGGCGTCAAGGCGTTCATCGCTATCGCGGCGGGATTCGGCATTGCGATCGCTTCTTTTGGCGGTGCGCTCGGCCAGTCCAAAGCCATCGCTTCGGGGCTTGAAGGAATAGCGAGAAATCCCTCTGCACAGAACAAGATCTTCATTCCCATGATCGTTGGCCTGGCTTTGATCGAGTCGCTCGTAATCTATGCGCTCGTTATCTCTTTCATCCTCGTTGGGAAGCTGTAA
- the hemL gene encoding glutamate-1-semialdehyde 2,1-aminomutase, protein MKTAVSRKLFRQAKNHIPGGVNSPVRAFKSVGGTPLFIARAKGSRVWDEDGNEYIDYVGSWGPMILGHAPAAVIKQVGEAAKRGTSFGAPTKLEIELAKLIKKFFPSMQRVRLVSSGTEAAMSAIRLARGYTGRDRIIKFAGCYHGHGDSLLVKAGSGATTLGVPDSPGVPKGLARETLTARFNDLDSVSRLIKANRGKVACVVIEPVPGNMGVIVPKPGFLEGLREATAKEGIVLIFDEVMSGFRVAPGGAQQLFGIEPDLTVLGKIIGGGLPVGAFGGKGDIMDHISPTGPVYQAGTLSGNPLAVSAGLATLRALEKRSIYRELEEKASVLADGLSGIASRLKANIPINRVGSMFTAFFTGLPAVYDYDTARSTDTKTYGRYFHAMLNAGVYLAPSQFEAAFVSAAHTRRDIDQTIRAAENVLKKIL, encoded by the coding sequence ATGAAGACCGCTGTTTCGAGAAAGCTCTTCCGTCAGGCCAAAAATCATATTCCGGGAGGGGTGAACTCGCCCGTCCGGGCTTTCAAGTCCGTCGGCGGGACCCCCCTGTTCATCGCCAGGGCAAAGGGATCCCGGGTGTGGGACGAGGACGGGAACGAATACATCGACTACGTCGGCTCCTGGGGCCCCATGATACTCGGACACGCCCCGGCCGCCGTGATCAAACAGGTCGGCGAGGCGGCGAAGAGGGGGACGAGCTTCGGCGCCCCGACGAAGCTCGAGATCGAGCTGGCGAAGCTGATAAAAAAATTCTTCCCCTCAATGCAGCGGGTACGGCTGGTCAGCTCGGGCACCGAAGCCGCCATGAGCGCAATCCGGCTTGCGCGGGGCTACACGGGACGGGACCGCATCATCAAGTTCGCCGGGTGTTACCACGGCCACGGTGACAGCCTGCTCGTCAAAGCAGGGTCCGGCGCCACGACCCTCGGCGTTCCCGACAGCCCGGGCGTTCCGAAGGGGCTTGCCAGAGAGACCCTCACGGCACGCTTCAACGACCTGGATTCGGTGAGCAGGCTCATAAAAGCGAACCGGGGCAAGGTCGCCTGCGTCGTCATCGAGCCCGTGCCGGGAAACATGGGGGTGATCGTTCCGAAACCCGGATTCCTCGAGGGCCTCAGGGAAGCCACGGCAAAGGAGGGGATCGTGCTCATCTTCGACGAGGTCATGTCGGGGTTCAGGGTGGCCCCGGGCGGCGCACAGCAGCTTTTCGGGATTGAGCCGGACCTTACCGTGCTGGGCAAGATAATAGGGGGGGGCCTTCCCGTTGGCGCCTTCGGGGGGAAAGGCGATATCATGGATCATATCTCCCCAACCGGCCCCGTCTACCAGGCCGGGACCCTGTCAGGAAATCCACTCGCCGTCTCCGCGGGCCTGGCCACGCTGAGGGCGCTTGAAAAGAGAAGCATTTACCGGGAACTGGAGGAGAAGGCCTCCGTTCTCGCAGACGGCCTGTCGGGCATAGCTTCCAGATTGAAGGCAAACATCCCCATCAACAGGGTGGGCTCCATGTTCACGGCCTTCTTCACCGGCCTGCCCGCCGTGTACGACTATGACACAGCAAGAAGCACGGACACGAAAACGTATGGCCGCTATTTTCACGCCATGCTCAACGCGGGGGTGTACCTCGCTCCCTCCCAGTTCGAAGCGGCCTTTGTTTCGGCAGCCCACACCCGCAGGGATATCGATCAAACCATCAGGGCTGCAGAGAACGTGCTGAAGAAGATCTTGTAG
- a CDS encoding CoA transferase, whose product MTLSKELKEMTFEDFCRSVFDPKKRHSKPQVLKGKVSISTTQYILGPSNAAYLAELGSQTIKVELPKRGEPMRHTTPFNEPFLYPLSRWMPDKGTGLGFFGANHNEYFLALDFHKPEAVEIMRMLQAKADTQSENYRAGTFDRWGVGYRQAAEVNPRIIYQWMGGFGGWGPGRNRASYDILGQAQGGCFSVTGLQGEKGGMPSKQTIWIMDYWGGAMAAFQILANMWWRDNISGQGNFMEYSQVHGAQRHLSDCIALYGRYGLVSQRWGQWDILLCVHGNIKCGKSSYPKSDNPQELEEGYILVSAHEDDDYATLCNMIGKPDLAKKFPTHKDRLQPENQFTIYAAIEEWAADKTKEEVAAICDKNNIINQPVWNSKEVSEHEHYKMRGTCEFIDDPHFGDLQIQSAGYLMSDTPPRTNWAFKPVGADNEAILAKFCGFGGSDIEKLYEEEVI is encoded by the coding sequence ATGACATTATCAAAAGAACTCAAAGAAATGACCTTCGAAGACTTCTGCAGGAGCGTCTTCGATCCCAAGAAGAGGCACAGCAAGCCCCAGGTGCTCAAGGGGAAAGTGTCCATCTCGACTACCCAGTACATTCTCGGCCCGTCAAACGCGGCGTACCTGGCGGAGCTCGGCTCTCAGACCATCAAGGTCGAGCTGCCCAAGCGGGGCGAGCCCATGAGGCACACCACCCCCTTCAACGAGCCCTTCCTCTATCCCCTCTCCCGGTGGATGCCGGACAAGGGGACGGGGCTTGGCTTCTTCGGTGCCAACCACAACGAGTACTTCCTGGCTCTCGACTTCCATAAGCCCGAGGCCGTGGAGATCATGAGGATGTTGCAGGCCAAGGCCGACACCCAGAGCGAGAACTACCGTGCGGGTACCTTCGACCGGTGGGGCGTCGGCTACCGGCAGGCTGCGGAAGTGAATCCCCGCATCATCTACCAGTGGATGGGAGGCTTCGGCGGATGGGGCCCCGGAAGGAACAGGGCTTCCTACGACATCCTCGGACAGGCCCAGGGCGGCTGCTTCTCCGTCACCGGCCTGCAGGGCGAGAAGGGTGGCATGCCCTCGAAGCAGACCATCTGGATCATGGACTACTGGGGCGGTGCGATGGCTGCCTTCCAGATTCTCGCGAACATGTGGTGGAGGGACAACATCTCGGGCCAGGGCAACTTCATGGAATACTCACAGGTCCACGGAGCCCAGAGGCACCTCTCCGACTGCATCGCCCTCTACGGCAGGTACGGCCTCGTGTCACAGAGGTGGGGCCAGTGGGATATCCTCCTCTGCGTCCACGGCAACATCAAGTGCGGGAAGTCCTCTTACCCCAAGTCGGACAACCCCCAGGAGCTCGAGGAGGGCTACATTCTCGTTTCCGCACACGAAGATGACGACTACGCTACCCTCTGCAACATGATCGGAAAGCCTGATCTGGCGAAGAAGTTCCCCACCCACAAGGACCGTCTGCAGCCGGAGAACCAGTTCACGATCTACGCGGCGATCGAGGAGTGGGCTGCCGACAAGACGAAGGAAGAGGTCGCGGCAATTTGCGACAAGAACAACATCATCAACCAGCCCGTGTGGAACTCCAAGGAAGTCTCCGAGCACGAGCACTACAAGATGAGGGGAACCTGCGAGTTTATCGACGATCCCCACTTCGGGGACCTGCAGATCCAGTCGGCCGGGTACCTCATGTCCGATACGCCTCCGCGGACCAACTGGGCGTTCAAGCCCGTGGGAGCCGATAACGAAGCGATATTGGCGAAGTTCTGCGGCTTTGGCGGCAGCGACATCGAAAAGCTGTACGAGGAAGAGGTTATATAA
- a CDS encoding AMP-binding protein, producing MGKIPESYLPPKESWPERPYDLAEYRDVPQNFNACEELIDANVKAGRGDKVAIKFMDQEITYAQFLSNICRVANGLKKLGIEENDRVFLRMPNIPPLLYCNFAALRIGAVALPTSILFARTEIAHVANLSESKIIIVSAMFLEEVEKAKEDLQTVEQIVVVGGEEDEIRGKGFIPFSDLMKNPDTCEAVPKERMDVGLLLFTSGTTGLPKGTVHFNEEFLIIPDGFGKYCWEVNENDVIGGPAPLAMAAGYSTIGTIPFRFGAAVSLIPRFTPEDLFKNIENHKITILSALPTAYRKMLVDINPADWDYSSLRICTGGGEALTAKTYEDWKEKFGLEIFEGLGTTEMMFVFVSSAVTKKVKPGWIGTAVPGYVVKVVNDEGQDCKPGEIGKMVVVGPTGTIYWRDPERQGTSVKDGWCQAGDVVTMDEDGYIQFLSREDDLIKSSGYRIGPEEIEEALVTHPSVADAGVIGIPDEVMGQKTKAFVALNEGVEPSEELKKELVEHCKGKIAVYKLPREIQFIDAMPRTMVGKLLRRKLRDLETS from the coding sequence ATGGGAAAGATACCGGAAAGCTATCTGCCGCCGAAGGAAAGCTGGCCCGAGAGGCCCTATGACCTGGCAGAGTACAGGGATGTCCCCCAGAACTTCAACGCCTGCGAAGAGCTGATCGACGCGAACGTCAAGGCGGGGAGGGGGGACAAAGTAGCAATTAAATTCATGGACCAGGAGATAACCTACGCGCAGTTTTTGTCCAACATCTGCAGGGTTGCCAATGGGCTCAAGAAACTCGGGATAGAGGAAAACGACAGGGTCTTTTTGCGTATGCCCAACATCCCGCCCCTTCTCTACTGCAACTTCGCGGCCCTGAGGATCGGTGCGGTTGCCCTGCCCACGTCGATACTGTTCGCCAGGACAGAGATCGCCCATGTGGCCAATCTCTCCGAGTCGAAGATCATCATCGTCTCCGCCATGTTTCTGGAAGAGGTGGAAAAGGCGAAGGAGGATCTCCAGACGGTGGAGCAGATCGTCGTCGTCGGCGGTGAGGAGGACGAGATCCGGGGGAAAGGGTTCATTCCTTTTTCGGACCTGATGAAGAATCCCGACACCTGCGAGGCGGTTCCCAAAGAGCGCATGGACGTGGGCCTTCTGCTCTTCACGTCGGGGACGACGGGCCTTCCCAAGGGGACCGTTCATTTCAACGAGGAATTTCTCATCATCCCCGACGGGTTCGGAAAGTACTGCTGGGAAGTGAATGAGAACGATGTCATCGGGGGTCCCGCACCCCTCGCCATGGCTGCGGGCTACTCCACCATCGGAACGATCCCCTTCCGCTTCGGGGCAGCCGTGTCGCTCATCCCGCGGTTCACTCCCGAGGATCTCTTCAAGAACATCGAGAACCACAAGATCACCATCCTCTCGGCCCTTCCCACCGCCTACCGGAAGATGCTGGTTGATATCAATCCCGCCGACTGGGATTACAGCTCTCTTCGCATCTGCACCGGCGGCGGCGAGGCGCTGACGGCGAAAACCTACGAGGACTGGAAGGAAAAGTTCGGCCTCGAAATCTTCGAGGGTCTCGGGACGACGGAGATGATGTTCGTCTTCGTCTCGAGCGCCGTGACGAAGAAGGTAAAGCCCGGATGGATAGGGACGGCGGTGCCGGGGTATGTTGTCAAAGTCGTCAACGACGAGGGCCAAGATTGCAAGCCCGGCGAGATCGGAAAGATGGTCGTCGTAGGCCCAACGGGTACCATCTACTGGAGAGACCCGGAGAGACAGGGCACCTCCGTGAAGGATGGCTGGTGCCAGGCGGGCGACGTGGTGACCATGGATGAAGATGGGTACATACAGTTCCTCTCCCGGGAGGATGACCTGATTAAATCTTCCGGGTACAGGATCGGGCCCGAGGAGATCGAGGAGGCGCTCGTGACCCATCCCTCCGTTGCGGATGCGGGCGTTATCGGTATCCCCGACGAAGTCATGGGTCAGAAAACGAAGGCCTTCGTGGCGCTCAACGAGGGAGTCGAGCCATCTGAAGAGCTGAAGAAGGAGCTCGTCGAGCACTGCAAGGGAAAGATCGCCGTTTACAAGCTGCCCAGAGAGATCCAGTTTATCGACGCCATGCCGAGGACGATGGTGGGCAAGCTCCTCCGGCGGAAGCTCAGGGATCTGGAAACGTCCTAG
- a CDS encoding acetoin utilization protein AcuC, whose product MSEKCAFIYHPVYEDRGLSPFPSVWQRYALTKDLLEKLGIIPVSVAVVEPPVADEEQLLLAHAKEYIEFVKKKSVEGTGFLDYGDTPAYPGVFNRASASAGGSAEGARLIARGEYDHVFNPGGGLHHARYSSAGGFCVFNDLALAVRVLTSEFDIERVAVVDIDGHHADGTQEYFYREQILTVSLHRFDPLFYPGSGSTLELGEGQGYGYSVNVPLPARTPGDLFLEAFESIVPPLLRWYAPEVVILQCGVDGHYQDPLVRLYLTTHTFEAVAGSMHDLAHELCGGKLLLLGGGGYSPENVARCWAVMFAAITGAVAEDKKELLASIRDVAIKNPQADISEAVRESVESLKGRLEHIHGPIF is encoded by the coding sequence ATGTCCGAAAAGTGCGCTTTCATATACCATCCCGTGTATGAGGACAGGGGCCTCTCTCCTTTTCCCTCTGTCTGGCAGCGATATGCCCTCACGAAAGATCTGCTCGAAAAACTCGGTATCATTCCGGTGTCGGTGGCCGTTGTCGAGCCGCCGGTGGCGGATGAAGAGCAGCTCCTGCTCGCGCACGCGAAGGAGTATATTGAATTTGTCAAGAAAAAGAGCGTAGAGGGAACGGGATTTCTCGATTACGGCGACACACCTGCATACCCCGGGGTTTTCAATCGCGCTTCTGCCAGCGCCGGCGGTTCCGCCGAAGGGGCGCGGCTCATCGCCCGGGGGGAATACGACCATGTCTTCAATCCCGGAGGAGGGCTTCATCATGCCCGGTACAGCAGCGCGGGGGGTTTTTGCGTGTTCAACGATCTGGCCCTTGCCGTCAGGGTTCTCACCTCGGAGTTCGATATCGAGCGGGTTGCCGTTGTCGACATCGACGGGCACCACGCCGACGGGACCCAGGAGTATTTTTACCGGGAGCAGATCCTCACCGTCTCCCTGCACCGTTTCGACCCTCTTTTTTACCCGGGAAGCGGCTCCACCTTGGAACTCGGGGAGGGGCAAGGGTATGGATACAGCGTAAACGTGCCCCTTCCGGCGAGAACGCCGGGCGACCTCTTCCTGGAGGCCTTCGAGTCGATTGTCCCCCCCCTTCTCCGATGGTACGCGCCCGAAGTGGTCATTCTCCAGTGCGGGGTAGACGGCCACTACCAGGACCCCCTCGTCCGCCTGTATCTGACAACGCACACCTTTGAGGCGGTTGCCGGGTCCATGCACGACCTGGCCCACGAACTCTGCGGGGGGAAGCTCCTCCTCCTGGGAGGTGGGGGGTACAGCCCGGAGAACGTTGCGAGGTGCTGGGCGGTCATGTTTGCGGCCATAACCGGTGCCGTGGCGGAGGACAAAAAGGAGCTCCTCGCATCTATCCGCGACGTGGCAATAAAAAATCCTCAAGCCGATATCAGCGAGGCGGTCAGGGAGAGCGTGGAGAGCCTCAAGGGCAGACTCGAGCATATCCACGGCCCGATTTTTTAA
- the ndhC gene encoding NAD(P)H-quinone oxidoreductase subunit 3 yields the protein MLLHYATVLVFIILAAFTVTVMLLLSRLIHPRKENPVKRQTYECGEVPFGQSWIQFNIRFYVVALIFIIFDVEVALLYPWAVVFKKLGMVAFVEAFIFIVILLVGLAYLWREGDLDWVRLLPADEGSGPSKEKEEEKVAA from the coding sequence ATGCTTCTGCATTACGCCACGGTGCTCGTGTTTATCATTCTGGCAGCATTTACCGTTACGGTAATGCTCCTTCTTTCCCGGCTGATCCATCCGAGAAAAGAGAACCCCGTGAAGAGGCAGACCTACGAATGCGGGGAGGTCCCTTTCGGGCAGTCCTGGATCCAGTTCAACATCCGCTTCTACGTGGTAGCCCTCATTTTCATCATATTCGACGTAGAGGTCGCCCTCCTCTATCCCTGGGCCGTGGTCTTCAAGAAGCTGGGGATGGTGGCCTTCGTGGAGGCCTTCATATTCATCGTGATACTTCTGGTCGGTCTCGCCTATCTCTGGAGGGAGGGTGATCTTGACTGGGTCAGATTGCTCCCGGCCGATGAGGGATCCGGCCCGTCAAAAGAGAAGGAGGAAGAGAAGGTAGCGGCATGA
- a CDS encoding NADH-quinone oxidoreductase subunit B, whose amino-acid sequence MRGNPNQAPEAGVLLSTVDRFINWSRRSSLWYLLFATACCGIELMQTGASRYDLDRFGAVFRATPRQSDLMIVAGTITHKMAERVKRLYDQMPEPKYVIAMGSCANTGGPFYKDSYCVVKGVDLVIPVDVYVPGCPPRPEALLDGIIKLQKMIDVKKNFGEKA is encoded by the coding sequence ATGAGAGGGAATCCGAACCAGGCCCCTGAAGCGGGGGTGTTGCTCTCGACGGTGGACAGGTTCATAAACTGGTCGCGAAGGTCGTCGCTCTGGTACCTGCTCTTTGCCACAGCCTGCTGCGGCATAGAGCTCATGCAGACAGGTGCCTCGCGGTATGACCTCGATCGGTTTGGGGCCGTCTTCAGGGCGACACCGCGCCAGTCGGACCTCATGATCGTGGCCGGGACCATAACCCACAAGATGGCGGAGCGGGTGAAGCGGCTCTACGATCAGATGCCCGAGCCCAAGTACGTGATCGCCATGGGGTCCTGCGCCAACACGGGAGGGCCTTTCTACAAGGATTCCTACTGTGTCGTGAAAGGGGTCGACCTCGTGATTCCCGTAGACGTCTACGTTCCGGGATGCCCTCCGAGGCCCGAGGCCCTGCTCGACGGAATCATCAAGCTTCAGAAGATGATCGACGTGAAGAAAAACTTCGGGGAGAAAGCCTGA
- a CDS encoding NADH-quinone oxidoreductase subunit C, which yields MEEKAIYSLLEERFGEGIVGDFQEEGSGPAAVYVKSDEIQEVLRFLKEDGRTAFDSLMCLSGVDFEEEIQVVYHLHSMTHRHTIALKAKLNRERPLIPTVEGIYPVANYHEREAYDLLGIIFSGHSDLRRILLPEDWPGHPLRKDYIYPDQYHGIKV from the coding sequence TTGGAGGAAAAAGCGATCTACAGCCTTTTGGAGGAGCGGTTCGGGGAGGGCATCGTCGGCGATTTCCAGGAAGAGGGGTCCGGCCCCGCAGCCGTTTACGTCAAGTCCGATGAAATACAGGAAGTGTTGCGATTTCTGAAAGAAGACGGCCGGACAGCGTTCGACTCCCTCATGTGCCTTTCCGGAGTCGACTTTGAGGAGGAGATCCAGGTTGTGTACCACCTGCACTCCATGACCCATCGCCACACAATAGCGCTCAAGGCGAAACTGAACAGGGAGAGGCCGCTGATTCCAACCGTGGAAGGCATCTACCCCGTTGCAAACTACCACGAGAGGGAGGCCTACGATCTCCTGGGGATAATCTTCTCCGGTCACTCTGACCTCCGCAGGATCCTCCTTCCCGAGGACTGGCCGGGACACCCTCTCAGAAAAGACTATATCTACCCTGATCAGTATCACGGCATCAAGGTGTGA